In Candidatus Binatia bacterium, the following proteins share a genomic window:
- a CDS encoding MBL fold metallo-hydrolase: MSGPGANIANNWKVGSCTITTVVEDRSDRLPPEMFFPEATAADVLRHSWLVPDFADSRGRISMSVQAFVIEVAGRCVVVDPCVGNDKTLAVPYWNERRFPFLERFAEAGFDPARVDTVVHTHLHADHVGWDTQLVGGKWVPTFAAAQHLYTERELTWCRGGGNMAIDGVYEQSIAPIVEAGLAVIVAEDADLGDGMSLEPTPGHTPGHVSLWIESDGATALVSGDFLHHPVQCAEPHWAEVGDEDPEKARATRRAMLGRAQQREALFFGTHFSTAPAGRICADGDVWRFVSRG; this comes from the coding sequence ATGAGCGGGCCGGGCGCGAACATCGCGAACAACTGGAAAGTCGGCAGTTGCACGATCACGACCGTCGTCGAAGATCGCAGCGACAGGCTGCCGCCCGAAATGTTCTTCCCCGAGGCGACGGCCGCCGACGTGCTGCGCCATTCCTGGCTTGTGCCCGACTTCGCCGATTCACGCGGCCGCATATCGATGAGCGTGCAGGCTTTCGTCATCGAAGTCGCCGGTCGCTGCGTGGTTGTCGATCCCTGCGTCGGCAACGACAAGACGCTTGCGGTGCCGTACTGGAACGAGCGCCGGTTTCCTTTCCTCGAGCGCTTTGCCGAGGCGGGCTTCGACCCGGCACGGGTCGATACGGTCGTGCACACGCACCTGCACGCCGACCATGTCGGCTGGGACACGCAGCTGGTCGGCGGGAAGTGGGTGCCGACCTTTGCGGCGGCGCAGCACCTGTACACCGAGCGCGAGCTCACGTGGTGCCGCGGCGGCGGCAACATGGCGATCGACGGCGTCTACGAGCAGTCGATCGCGCCGATCGTCGAGGCGGGCCTGGCCGTCATCGTTGCGGAAGATGCCGATCTCGGCGACGGGATGTCTCTGGAACCGACACCCGGGCATACGCCCGGCCACGTGTCGCTGTGGATCGAATCCGACGGCGCGACGGCGCTCGTAAGCGGCGACTTCCTGCACCATCCGGTGCAGTGCGCCGAGCCGCATTGGGCGGAAGTCGGCGACGAGGATCCCGAGAAGGCGAGGGCGACGAGGCGAGCCATGCTCGGTCGCGCGCAGCAGCGCGAGGCGCTGTTTTTCGGCACGCATTTCTCGACGGCGCCGGCCGGCAGGATCTGCGCCGACGGCGATGTCTGGCGATTCGTCTCCCGCGGCTAG
- a CDS encoding type II toxin-antitoxin system ParD family antitoxin, with amino-acid sequence MNISLTKELEEFITSKVGSGRYLSASEVVRAGLRLLEHEEELLELQRVELRRAIAVGVGQLDRGEAVSGAEVFAKARKKLRARRTAAK; translated from the coding sequence ATGAACATCTCCCTGACGAAGGAACTCGAAGAGTTCATCACCAGCAAGGTTGGCTCAGGTCGCTACCTGTCGGCGAGCGAGGTCGTCAGGGCGGGCCTTCGGCTCTTGGAACACGAGGAAGAACTCCTCGAACTGCAGCGGGTCGAGCTTCGCCGGGCGATCGCCGTCGGCGTCGGCCAGCTTGATCGCGGCGAGGCGGTCTCGGGCGCGGAGGTATTTGCGAAGGCTCGAAAGAAACTACGCGCGCGCCGCACCGCGGCCAAGTGA
- a CDS encoding type II toxin-antitoxin system RelE/ParE family toxin: MKDYVLAPAAGADLEEIWLHIASDNIDAAERVLDELEAACQLLAGRPDAGHVREDLTDSSVGSGRCAPT, from the coding sequence GTGAAGGACTACGTACTCGCGCCGGCGGCCGGCGCGGACCTCGAAGAGATCTGGCTCCACATTGCGAGCGACAATATCGACGCAGCCGAACGTGTGCTGGATGAGCTCGAAGCCGCCTGTCAGCTGCTCGCCGGCCGCCCGGATGCCGGCCACGTCCGCGAGGACCTGACGGACTCCAGTGTAGGTTCTGGCCGGTGCGCTCCTACCTGA